From a region of the Anoplopoma fimbria isolate UVic2021 breed Golden Eagle Sablefish chromosome 16, Afim_UVic_2022, whole genome shotgun sequence genome:
- the rbm44 gene encoding RNA-binding protein 44 isoform X1, with amino-acid sequence MAAFHTGWPGWPSYSHMAREYAGVVVPSHHVIPCFYNMVVEKPSPKENRIFLLDRSVFDLVDDHKFLSLTDPKLLGWYLCLSPEDRKIIQDGGGFQQFLLRHPALELSRHHVYVKRYIPSVVPAQPTMTSNRPTHVSQSRTSGATQSDFERLPNNVRETLNLLGCYNSGDGSQKPPTAFNSSTTQELNQQKVHTMRASSHLYEQRPSWEMANCSAAVCKDSAALSSFSLDTELDGHRRGWQPDVWSQTARTQGQSATCSYTEVSLLQSEWPTIESSEYYSFDSIQMGGREHSDRSIIQPAEIEQASSPLDPVKENSTEERQQDQMVRGCEYAEGDDEASLSFGDQSDNFHSIMENDKSILVCLTSGDVKALKAGVHSGPVQTDSGALEASSETSKSDQCVTKMNAAEDDRSPVPRVTTCDTMVGTELALSTSAITQTEDPETADKHIITEVHMADLDYLAEEFIKLKMVREKLRSQKEEMKSAGCKLRKECDCLQRAQRAELGLLALQYSMCTQHCWRLHYISSEGGQLPAMPKDPSANIASVLQKLESDYNQMRGKIRAGVPLEKLKPLSVDPEKITTCASYIPAKIMSDVLGNVPSGSSQEPQRPKTGEERGCPNIQSTNGSQHSERKEKEKRIKMENSKAGRAVPLVPHDGDATHNAHKPEENQTPAACQELNTCESWFDAEENLQPAEPAVEAETGQDPTVMLKDKTYEIASEEVSSSVLCVSNLPSDVTESDVMLWFEKYHPSEVSISALKNHLSVAIVTVSGPQSAEAAARELHGCCKQGHTLHVEHINGSIGGSQSQSSASISGPESSKDSTEPPTSKTEIKLITQPLLSSSIKNRQVVCISPTAKGTCVPQHYGTMGSFDTLMAELTQLHPAVGRQRIVDALMELKAKHRGVLSGLPLRTIREMTSQLLTRPESPTEL; translated from the exons ATGGCTGCCTTCCACACAGGCTGGCCTGGCTGGCCTTCATACAGCCACATGGCCCGTGAGTATGCAGGCGTGGTGGTGCCGTCGCATCACGTGATACCCTGTTTTTACAATATGGTGGTTGAAAAGCCAAGTCCAA AAGAGAACAGGATATTCTTGCTGGACAG GTCTGTCTTTGATTTGGTGGATGATCACAAATTCCTTTCCTTGACTGACCCAAAGCTGCTGGGTTGGtatctgtgtttgtctccagaGGACAGAAAGATCATACAAG ATGGAGGAGGGTTTCAACAGTTCCTGCTAAGACATCCCGCCCTAGAGCTGTCCCGGCATCATGTTTATGTGAAGC GTTACATTCCCAGTGTCGTACCTGCCCAGCCAACCATGACGTCCAACAGGCCTACGCATGTCTCACA ATCAAGAACATCAGGAGCAACGCAATCTG ACTTTGAGAGACTCCCCAACAATGTGAGGGAGACTTTAAACCTGCTTGGCTGCTACAACAGCGGGGATGGATCACAAAAACCTCCAACAGCCTTCAACAGCTCCACCACGCAGGAACTAAACCAGCAGAAGGTCCACACGATGAGG GCTTCATCCCATCTGTACGAACAACGGCCATCGTGGGAGATGGCCAACTGCAGCGCCGCTGTGTGCAAGGACTCAGCCGCCCTGTCGAGCTTCTCTCTGGACACGGAGCTGGATGGACACAGACGGGGGTGGCAGCCGGATGTCTGGAGCCAGACTGCAAGGACACAAGGCCAGAGTGCCACCTGCTCGTACACCGAAGTCAGTCTACTGCA GTCAGAATGGCCCACAATTGAATCTTCTGAGTACTACAGCTTTGATAGTATTCAAATGGGTGGTAGAGAGCACAGTGACAGGAGCATTATCCAGCCGGCCGAGATAGAACAGGCCAGCTCTCCTCTGGACCCAGTGAAGGAGAATAGCACAGAGGAACGGCAGCAGGATCAAATGGTCCGTGGTTGTGAGTACgctgaaggtgatgatgaagcCAGCTTAAGCTTTGGAGATCAGAGTGACAACTTCCATAGCATCATGGAGAACGACAAGAGCATACTGGTCTGCCTGACCAGCGGAGATGTGAAAGCACTCAAAGCTGGGGTTCACTCAGGTCCAGTCCAAACTGATAGTGGAGCACTGGAAGCCAGCAGTGAGACCTCCAAGTCTGATCAGTGTGTCACCAAGATGAACGCTGCAGAAGATGACCGCTCCCCTGTGCCCCGCGTTACTACCTGTGACACTATGGTTGGCACCGAGCTGGCACTGAGCACGTCAGCCATCACACAGACTGAGGATCCAGAAACCGCTGACAAGCACATCATTACTGAAGTCCACATGGCAGATCTGGACTATCTGGCTGAG gaatttATCAAACTCAAGATGGTCCGAGAGAAACTACGAagccaaaaagaggaaatgaaaag TGCTGGTTGTAAATTGAGAAAGGAGTGCGACTGTCTCCAGCGTGCTCAGCGGGCGGAGCTTGGCCTGCTGGCTCTGCAGTACAGCATGTGCACACAGCACTGCTGGAGGCTCCACTACATCTCCTCTGAGGGAGGCCAGCTCCCCGCAAT GCCAAAGGACCCTTCTGCAAACATTGCAAGTGTTCTGCAAAAACTGGAATCTGACTATAATCAGATGAGGGGGAAGATCCGGGCAGGGGTTCCTCTGGAGAAGCTTAAGCCTCTGTCCGTTGATCCTGAGAAGATTACAACATGTGCAAGTTACATCCCTGCAAAG ATCATGAGTGATGTGCTGGGAAATGTTCCATCTGG GAGCTCCCAGGAGCCACAGAGACCTAaaacaggagaagaaagaggatgCCCCAATATTCAAAGTACAAACGGCTCCCAG CACagtgagagaaaggaaaaggaaaaacgGATAAAGATGGAGAACAGCAAAGCAGGAAGAGCTGTCCCTCTTGTCCCCCATGATGGAGATGCTACCCATAATGCACACAAGCCAGAAGAAAACCAGACCC CAGCGGCATGCCAAGAGCTCAACACATGTGAGTCGTGGTTCGATGCTGAAGAAAACCTGCAGCCTGCAGAGCCTGCAGTAGAGGCTGAGACGGGACAGGACCCCACAGTGATGCTAAAAGACAAGACTTATG AAATAGCCAGCGAGGAGGTCAGCAGCTCAGTGCTCTGTGTTTCCAATCTGCCCAGTGACGTGACTGAG AGTGATGTGATGCTGTGGTTTGAGAAATACCATCCCTCTGAAGTCAGCATCTCTGCTCTAAAGAATCATTTGAG CGTTGCCATAGTGACGGTAAGTGGACCCCAATCTGCCGAGGCTGCAGCGAGAGAGCTGCACGGCTGCTGCAAGCAAGGCCATACTTTACATGTGGAGCACATCAACGGATCCATTGGTGGGAGCCAGAGCCAGAGCTCAGCCTCCATCAGCGGGCCGGAGTCTTCAAAGGATTCCACCGAGCCACCAACCtccaaaactgaaataaag CTGATAACTCAGCCACTGCTCAGCTCCAGCATCAAGAACAGGCAGGTGGTCTGCATCTCCCCCACAGCAAAGGGAACCTGTGTTCCCCAACACTACGGCACCATGGGCAGCTTCGACACCCTGATGGCAGAGCTGACACAGCTCCACCCGGCCGTTGGAAGGCAGAGGATTGTGGACGCTCTGATGGAGCTGAAGGCCAAGCACCGGGGCGTCCTCAGCGGGCTGCCACTCAGGACCATCCGGGAGATGACGTCCCAGCTTCTGACCAGGCCGGAGAGTCCTACAGAGTTATGA
- the rbm44 gene encoding RNA-binding protein 44 isoform X3 produces MAAFHTGWPGWPSYSHMAQENRIFLLDRSVFDLVDDHKFLSLTDPKLLGWYLCLSPEDRKIIQDGGGFQQFLLRHPALELSRHHVYVKRYIPSVVPAQPTMTSNRPTHVSQSRTSGATQSDFERLPNNVRETLNLLGCYNSGDGSQKPPTAFNSSTTQELNQQKVHTMRASSHLYEQRPSWEMANCSAAVCKDSAALSSFSLDTELDGHRRGWQPDVWSQTARTQGQSATCSYTEVSLLQSEWPTIESSEYYSFDSIQMGGREHSDRSIIQPAEIEQASSPLDPVKENSTEERQQDQMVRGCEYAEGDDEASLSFGDQSDNFHSIMENDKSILVCLTSGDVKALKAGVHSGPVQTDSGALEASSETSKSDQCVTKMNAAEDDRSPVPRVTTCDTMVGTELALSTSAITQTEDPETADKHIITEVHMADLDYLAEEFIKLKMVREKLRSQKEEMKSAGCKLRKECDCLQRAQRAELGLLALQYSMCTQHCWRLHYISSEGGQLPAMPKDPSANIASVLQKLESDYNQMRGKIRAGVPLEKLKPLSVDPEKITTCASYIPAKIMSDVLGNVPSGSSQEPQRPKTGEERGCPNIQSTNGSQHSERKEKEKRIKMENSKAGRAVPLVPHDGDATHNAHKPEENQTPAACQELNTCESWFDAEENLQPAEPAVEAETGQDPTVMLKDKTYEIASEEVSSSVLCVSNLPSDVTESDVMLWFEKYHPSEVSISALKNHLSVAIVTVSGPQSAEAAARELHGCCKQGHTLHVEHINGSIGGSQSQSSASISGPESSKDSTEPPTSKTEIKLITQPLLSSSIKNRQVVCISPTAKGTCVPQHYGTMGSFDTLMAELTQLHPAVGRQRIVDALMELKAKHRGVLSGLPLRTIREMTSQLLTRPESPTEL; encoded by the exons ATGGCTGCCTTCCACACAGGCTGGCCTGGCTGGCCTTCATACAGCCACATGGCCC AAGAGAACAGGATATTCTTGCTGGACAG GTCTGTCTTTGATTTGGTGGATGATCACAAATTCCTTTCCTTGACTGACCCAAAGCTGCTGGGTTGGtatctgtgtttgtctccagaGGACAGAAAGATCATACAAG ATGGAGGAGGGTTTCAACAGTTCCTGCTAAGACATCCCGCCCTAGAGCTGTCCCGGCATCATGTTTATGTGAAGC GTTACATTCCCAGTGTCGTACCTGCCCAGCCAACCATGACGTCCAACAGGCCTACGCATGTCTCACA ATCAAGAACATCAGGAGCAACGCAATCTG ACTTTGAGAGACTCCCCAACAATGTGAGGGAGACTTTAAACCTGCTTGGCTGCTACAACAGCGGGGATGGATCACAAAAACCTCCAACAGCCTTCAACAGCTCCACCACGCAGGAACTAAACCAGCAGAAGGTCCACACGATGAGG GCTTCATCCCATCTGTACGAACAACGGCCATCGTGGGAGATGGCCAACTGCAGCGCCGCTGTGTGCAAGGACTCAGCCGCCCTGTCGAGCTTCTCTCTGGACACGGAGCTGGATGGACACAGACGGGGGTGGCAGCCGGATGTCTGGAGCCAGACTGCAAGGACACAAGGCCAGAGTGCCACCTGCTCGTACACCGAAGTCAGTCTACTGCA GTCAGAATGGCCCACAATTGAATCTTCTGAGTACTACAGCTTTGATAGTATTCAAATGGGTGGTAGAGAGCACAGTGACAGGAGCATTATCCAGCCGGCCGAGATAGAACAGGCCAGCTCTCCTCTGGACCCAGTGAAGGAGAATAGCACAGAGGAACGGCAGCAGGATCAAATGGTCCGTGGTTGTGAGTACgctgaaggtgatgatgaagcCAGCTTAAGCTTTGGAGATCAGAGTGACAACTTCCATAGCATCATGGAGAACGACAAGAGCATACTGGTCTGCCTGACCAGCGGAGATGTGAAAGCACTCAAAGCTGGGGTTCACTCAGGTCCAGTCCAAACTGATAGTGGAGCACTGGAAGCCAGCAGTGAGACCTCCAAGTCTGATCAGTGTGTCACCAAGATGAACGCTGCAGAAGATGACCGCTCCCCTGTGCCCCGCGTTACTACCTGTGACACTATGGTTGGCACCGAGCTGGCACTGAGCACGTCAGCCATCACACAGACTGAGGATCCAGAAACCGCTGACAAGCACATCATTACTGAAGTCCACATGGCAGATCTGGACTATCTGGCTGAG gaatttATCAAACTCAAGATGGTCCGAGAGAAACTACGAagccaaaaagaggaaatgaaaag TGCTGGTTGTAAATTGAGAAAGGAGTGCGACTGTCTCCAGCGTGCTCAGCGGGCGGAGCTTGGCCTGCTGGCTCTGCAGTACAGCATGTGCACACAGCACTGCTGGAGGCTCCACTACATCTCCTCTGAGGGAGGCCAGCTCCCCGCAAT GCCAAAGGACCCTTCTGCAAACATTGCAAGTGTTCTGCAAAAACTGGAATCTGACTATAATCAGATGAGGGGGAAGATCCGGGCAGGGGTTCCTCTGGAGAAGCTTAAGCCTCTGTCCGTTGATCCTGAGAAGATTACAACATGTGCAAGTTACATCCCTGCAAAG ATCATGAGTGATGTGCTGGGAAATGTTCCATCTGG GAGCTCCCAGGAGCCACAGAGACCTAaaacaggagaagaaagaggatgCCCCAATATTCAAAGTACAAACGGCTCCCAG CACagtgagagaaaggaaaaggaaaaacgGATAAAGATGGAGAACAGCAAAGCAGGAAGAGCTGTCCCTCTTGTCCCCCATGATGGAGATGCTACCCATAATGCACACAAGCCAGAAGAAAACCAGACCC CAGCGGCATGCCAAGAGCTCAACACATGTGAGTCGTGGTTCGATGCTGAAGAAAACCTGCAGCCTGCAGAGCCTGCAGTAGAGGCTGAGACGGGACAGGACCCCACAGTGATGCTAAAAGACAAGACTTATG AAATAGCCAGCGAGGAGGTCAGCAGCTCAGTGCTCTGTGTTTCCAATCTGCCCAGTGACGTGACTGAG AGTGATGTGATGCTGTGGTTTGAGAAATACCATCCCTCTGAAGTCAGCATCTCTGCTCTAAAGAATCATTTGAG CGTTGCCATAGTGACGGTAAGTGGACCCCAATCTGCCGAGGCTGCAGCGAGAGAGCTGCACGGCTGCTGCAAGCAAGGCCATACTTTACATGTGGAGCACATCAACGGATCCATTGGTGGGAGCCAGAGCCAGAGCTCAGCCTCCATCAGCGGGCCGGAGTCTTCAAAGGATTCCACCGAGCCACCAACCtccaaaactgaaataaag CTGATAACTCAGCCACTGCTCAGCTCCAGCATCAAGAACAGGCAGGTGGTCTGCATCTCCCCCACAGCAAAGGGAACCTGTGTTCCCCAACACTACGGCACCATGGGCAGCTTCGACACCCTGATGGCAGAGCTGACACAGCTCCACCCGGCCGTTGGAAGGCAGAGGATTGTGGACGCTCTGATGGAGCTGAAGGCCAAGCACCGGGGCGTCCTCAGCGGGCTGCCACTCAGGACCATCCGGGAGATGACGTCCCAGCTTCTGACCAGGCCGGAGAGTCCTACAGAGTTATGA
- the rbm44 gene encoding RNA-binding protein 44 isoform X2 yields MAAFHTGWPGWPSYSHMAREYAGVVVPSHHVIPCFYNMVVEKPSPKENRIFLLDRSVFDLVDDHKFLSLTDPKLLGWYLCLSPEDRKIIQDGGGFQQFLLRHPALELSRHHVYVKRYIPSVVPAQPTMTSNRPTHVSQSRTSGATQSDFERLPNNVRETLNLLGCYNSGDGSQKPPTAFNSSTTQELNQQKVHTMRASSHLYEQRPSWEMANCSAAVCKDSAALSSFSLDTELDGHRRGWQPDVWSQTARTQGQSATCSYTEVSLLQSEWPTIESSEYYSFDSIQMGGREHSDRSIIQPAEIEQASSPLDPVKENSTEERQQDQMVRGCEYAEGDDEASLSFGDQSDNFHSIMENDKSILVCLTSGDVKALKAGVHSGPVQTDSGALEASSETSKSDQCVTKMNAAEDDRSPVPRVTTCDTMVGTELALSTSAITQTEDPETADKHIITEVHMADLDYLAEEFIKLKMVREKLRSQKEEMKSAGCKLRKECDCLQRAQRAELGLLALQYSMCTQHCWRLHYISSEGGQLPAMPKDPSANIASVLQKLESDYNQMRGKIRAGVPLEKLKPLSVDPEKITTCASYIPAKIMSDVLGNVPSGSSQEPQRPKTGEERGCPNIQSTNGSQHSERKEKEKRIKMENSKAGRAVPLVPHDGDATHNAHKPEENQTPACQELNTCESWFDAEENLQPAEPAVEAETGQDPTVMLKDKTYEIASEEVSSSVLCVSNLPSDVTESDVMLWFEKYHPSEVSISALKNHLSVAIVTVSGPQSAEAAARELHGCCKQGHTLHVEHINGSIGGSQSQSSASISGPESSKDSTEPPTSKTEIKLITQPLLSSSIKNRQVVCISPTAKGTCVPQHYGTMGSFDTLMAELTQLHPAVGRQRIVDALMELKAKHRGVLSGLPLRTIREMTSQLLTRPESPTEL; encoded by the exons ATGGCTGCCTTCCACACAGGCTGGCCTGGCTGGCCTTCATACAGCCACATGGCCCGTGAGTATGCAGGCGTGGTGGTGCCGTCGCATCACGTGATACCCTGTTTTTACAATATGGTGGTTGAAAAGCCAAGTCCAA AAGAGAACAGGATATTCTTGCTGGACAG GTCTGTCTTTGATTTGGTGGATGATCACAAATTCCTTTCCTTGACTGACCCAAAGCTGCTGGGTTGGtatctgtgtttgtctccagaGGACAGAAAGATCATACAAG ATGGAGGAGGGTTTCAACAGTTCCTGCTAAGACATCCCGCCCTAGAGCTGTCCCGGCATCATGTTTATGTGAAGC GTTACATTCCCAGTGTCGTACCTGCCCAGCCAACCATGACGTCCAACAGGCCTACGCATGTCTCACA ATCAAGAACATCAGGAGCAACGCAATCTG ACTTTGAGAGACTCCCCAACAATGTGAGGGAGACTTTAAACCTGCTTGGCTGCTACAACAGCGGGGATGGATCACAAAAACCTCCAACAGCCTTCAACAGCTCCACCACGCAGGAACTAAACCAGCAGAAGGTCCACACGATGAGG GCTTCATCCCATCTGTACGAACAACGGCCATCGTGGGAGATGGCCAACTGCAGCGCCGCTGTGTGCAAGGACTCAGCCGCCCTGTCGAGCTTCTCTCTGGACACGGAGCTGGATGGACACAGACGGGGGTGGCAGCCGGATGTCTGGAGCCAGACTGCAAGGACACAAGGCCAGAGTGCCACCTGCTCGTACACCGAAGTCAGTCTACTGCA GTCAGAATGGCCCACAATTGAATCTTCTGAGTACTACAGCTTTGATAGTATTCAAATGGGTGGTAGAGAGCACAGTGACAGGAGCATTATCCAGCCGGCCGAGATAGAACAGGCCAGCTCTCCTCTGGACCCAGTGAAGGAGAATAGCACAGAGGAACGGCAGCAGGATCAAATGGTCCGTGGTTGTGAGTACgctgaaggtgatgatgaagcCAGCTTAAGCTTTGGAGATCAGAGTGACAACTTCCATAGCATCATGGAGAACGACAAGAGCATACTGGTCTGCCTGACCAGCGGAGATGTGAAAGCACTCAAAGCTGGGGTTCACTCAGGTCCAGTCCAAACTGATAGTGGAGCACTGGAAGCCAGCAGTGAGACCTCCAAGTCTGATCAGTGTGTCACCAAGATGAACGCTGCAGAAGATGACCGCTCCCCTGTGCCCCGCGTTACTACCTGTGACACTATGGTTGGCACCGAGCTGGCACTGAGCACGTCAGCCATCACACAGACTGAGGATCCAGAAACCGCTGACAAGCACATCATTACTGAAGTCCACATGGCAGATCTGGACTATCTGGCTGAG gaatttATCAAACTCAAGATGGTCCGAGAGAAACTACGAagccaaaaagaggaaatgaaaag TGCTGGTTGTAAATTGAGAAAGGAGTGCGACTGTCTCCAGCGTGCTCAGCGGGCGGAGCTTGGCCTGCTGGCTCTGCAGTACAGCATGTGCACACAGCACTGCTGGAGGCTCCACTACATCTCCTCTGAGGGAGGCCAGCTCCCCGCAAT GCCAAAGGACCCTTCTGCAAACATTGCAAGTGTTCTGCAAAAACTGGAATCTGACTATAATCAGATGAGGGGGAAGATCCGGGCAGGGGTTCCTCTGGAGAAGCTTAAGCCTCTGTCCGTTGATCCTGAGAAGATTACAACATGTGCAAGTTACATCCCTGCAAAG ATCATGAGTGATGTGCTGGGAAATGTTCCATCTGG GAGCTCCCAGGAGCCACAGAGACCTAaaacaggagaagaaagaggatgCCCCAATATTCAAAGTACAAACGGCTCCCAG CACagtgagagaaaggaaaaggaaaaacgGATAAAGATGGAGAACAGCAAAGCAGGAAGAGCTGTCCCTCTTGTCCCCCATGATGGAGATGCTACCCATAATGCACACAAGCCAGAAGAAAACCAGACCC CGGCATGCCAAGAGCTCAACACATGTGAGTCGTGGTTCGATGCTGAAGAAAACCTGCAGCCTGCAGAGCCTGCAGTAGAGGCTGAGACGGGACAGGACCCCACAGTGATGCTAAAAGACAAGACTTATG AAATAGCCAGCGAGGAGGTCAGCAGCTCAGTGCTCTGTGTTTCCAATCTGCCCAGTGACGTGACTGAG AGTGATGTGATGCTGTGGTTTGAGAAATACCATCCCTCTGAAGTCAGCATCTCTGCTCTAAAGAATCATTTGAG CGTTGCCATAGTGACGGTAAGTGGACCCCAATCTGCCGAGGCTGCAGCGAGAGAGCTGCACGGCTGCTGCAAGCAAGGCCATACTTTACATGTGGAGCACATCAACGGATCCATTGGTGGGAGCCAGAGCCAGAGCTCAGCCTCCATCAGCGGGCCGGAGTCTTCAAAGGATTCCACCGAGCCACCAACCtccaaaactgaaataaag CTGATAACTCAGCCACTGCTCAGCTCCAGCATCAAGAACAGGCAGGTGGTCTGCATCTCCCCCACAGCAAAGGGAACCTGTGTTCCCCAACACTACGGCACCATGGGCAGCTTCGACACCCTGATGGCAGAGCTGACACAGCTCCACCCGGCCGTTGGAAGGCAGAGGATTGTGGACGCTCTGATGGAGCTGAAGGCCAAGCACCGGGGCGTCCTCAGCGGGCTGCCACTCAGGACCATCCGGGAGATGACGTCCCAGCTTCTGACCAGGCCGGAGAGTCCTACAGAGTTATGA